In Candidatus Syntrophoarchaeum caldarius, a single window of DNA contains:
- a CDS encoding tRNA pseudouridine synthase: MVEYDLLAVSEKIIASGKICDNCLGRQFAKLSTGLTNRERGRALRTVLQMAHDDREIDGTDEGDCWLCLGLFSDKELEKWATKVEEALQNIECRTFLIGTHVSGLLSENEEILWSECEIKCAEPLKSELNREVGKIVASRTDLEVEFTRPDVLIILDLTRNAVELTINPVFVFGRYQKLVRGIPQTRWPCNQCRGRGCERCNFTGKLYAESVEELIGEVALQLFRAKGYVLHGAGREDIDARMLGTGRPFILEIKSPAIREVDLKLLEEGIDQQKVKLTGLRYVDGSKVALVKSASAKKRYRVRLRVDGVPEDRLEAGVKALSGATIEQKTPIRVLHRRKDTTRVRKVFEASLSSIEDGCAVIEILGEAGLYVKELISGDEGRTRPSLAEYVGFDLSVEELDVLEVEPIEGIEI, encoded by the coding sequence ATGGTAGAATACGATCTGCTGGCCGTTTCAGAGAAGATCATTGCATCCGGCAAAATCTGTGATAACTGTCTTGGCAGGCAGTTTGCAAAGCTATCTACAGGGCTTACAAATCGTGAGCGTGGGCGCGCACTCAGGACAGTTCTGCAGATGGCACATGATGATCGGGAGATCGATGGAACTGATGAAGGGGATTGCTGGCTCTGTCTTGGCTTATTTAGTGATAAAGAGCTTGAAAAATGGGCTACAAAGGTTGAAGAAGCGCTGCAGAATATTGAATGCAGAACATTCCTGATTGGAACGCATGTTAGTGGACTTCTTTCTGAGAACGAAGAGATTCTGTGGAGTGAGTGTGAGATAAAGTGCGCTGAGCCTTTAAAGTCTGAGCTTAACCGCGAGGTTGGAAAGATTGTAGCATCAAGGACAGATCTTGAAGTTGAGTTTACACGGCCAGATGTGCTTATAATTCTCGATCTTACCCGAAACGCAGTTGAACTTACGATAAACCCGGTATTTGTATTTGGAAGGTATCAAAAACTTGTCAGGGGCATTCCACAGACAAGATGGCCCTGCAACCAGTGTCGTGGCAGAGGCTGTGAGCGATGTAATTTTACCGGTAAACTCTATGCAGAATCGGTTGAGGAACTCATCGGTGAGGTGGCACTTCAGCTTTTCAGGGCAAAAGGTTACGTGCTTCATGGTGCAGGCAGGGAAGACATCGATGCGCGGATGCTTGGTACGGGGCGCCCCTTTATTCTTGAGATAAAATCGCCAGCAATTCGGGAGGTTGACCTGAAACTGCTTGAGGAAGGGATTGATCAACAGAAGGTGAAACTCACAGGACTGAGATATGTCGATGGATCAAAGGTTGCGCTTGTAAAGTCAGCATCAGCGAAGAAACGCTACAGAGTACGGCTCAGGGTTGATGGTGTGCCAGAAGATCGACTTGAGGCGGGTGTGAAGGCACTTTCAGGTGCGACCATCGAACAAAAGACGCCAATAAGGGTTCTTCACCGACGCAAAGATACAACAAGGGTGCGAAAAGTCTTTGAAGCGTCACTCTCATCGATCGAGGATGGATGCGCCGTGATCGAGATTCTTGGAGAAGCAGGGTTGTACGTAAAAGAACTCATATCAGGCGATGAGGGACGAACCAGACCAAGTCTTGCCGAGTATGTGGGTTTTGATCTTTCAGTTGAGGAGCTTGATGTCCTCGAAGTTGAGCCAATTGAAGGCATAGAGATATAA
- a CDS encoding Ribosomal protein L21e: protein MPVSHGVKHKTRYKLRKKVRERGISPVTRAVQEFKPGERVHIKIDPSVHRGMPNPKFHGKTAKVVNMRGRAFGLEVRDGNKLKTIFVRPEHLLLQK from the coding sequence ATGCCAGTATCACACGGTGTTAAGCACAAAACAAGGTATAAGCTCAGGAAGAAGGTGCGAGAGCGTGGAATATCCCCTGTTACAAGGGCTGTCCAGGAGTTTAAACCTGGTGAGCGAGTTCACATAAAGATTGATCCGAGCGTGCACAGGGGAATGCCGAACCCGAAATTTCATGGAAAGACTGCAAAGGTGGTGAATATGCGTGGAAGGGCGTTCGGGCTCGAAGTGCGAGACGGAAACAAGCTTAAAACGATCTTTGTGAGGCCAGAACACCTCCTTTTGCAGAAATGA
- a CDS encoding DNA-directed RNA polymerase subunit F, with product MIVKKVLGEEILTLAEAKEILLKVRDEHEGEELSYEKRKAIEHAELFCHMDAARSRAMVEELEKLDKMKPELAVRIADLLPETRDEIRAIYAKERFTLTEEELDEIREIVDKYR from the coding sequence ATGATCGTAAAAAAAGTTCTTGGCGAGGAAATACTGACATTGGCTGAAGCCAAAGAGATTCTGCTGAAAGTTCGCGATGAACATGAGGGTGAAGAACTCAGTTATGAGAAACGAAAAGCAATAGAACACGCAGAGTTATTCTGCCACATGGATGCAGCAAGATCAAGAGCGATGGTGGAGGAGCTTGAGAAACTTGATAAGATGAAACCCGAGCTCGCCGTCAGGATCGCAGACCTGCTACCTGAGACAAGAGACGAGATTCGAGCAATCTACGCAAAGGAGCGGTTCACACTCACAGAAGAGGAACTTGATGAGATACGTGAGATTGTGGATAAATATCGTTGA
- a CDS encoding DNA-binding protein yields the protein MGEAIEMFKASKEREDYVRVLDFLPYGRIDDDRPAYQKKPLIQAIGEKSFVLMELTPKKGKEAVMHQRLYIGKGERDIVDHVNCRIRYDELTHAAKAELKHVLAEIVKENEERFLDVYNKSYPITTRLHILDLFPGIGRKFVNMILQERKKGEFTSFEDLSRRVKGLYHPEKIIANRIEEELSEKNVKYRLFTTTV from the coding sequence GTGGGGGAAGCGATCGAGATGTTTAAGGCGAGCAAGGAAAGAGAGGATTATGTCAGAGTGCTCGATTTTCTTCCCTACGGCAGGATCGATGATGATCGCCCAGCTTACCAGAAGAAACCACTTATACAGGCGATCGGTGAGAAGAGCTTTGTGCTTATGGAACTTACACCCAAGAAAGGAAAAGAAGCGGTGATGCACCAGAGGCTTTATATTGGAAAAGGTGAGCGGGATATCGTGGATCATGTAAACTGTAGAATCAGATATGATGAACTCACACACGCGGCAAAGGCTGAGTTAAAGCACGTACTGGCTGAGATAGTGAAAGAGAATGAGGAGCGGTTTCTCGATGTCTATAACAAATCATACCCGATCACAACAAGACTTCATATACTTGATCTGTTTCCAGGGATCGGTCGAAAGTTTGTAAACATGATCCTCCAGGAGCGAAAAAAGGGGGAATTTACGAGCTTTGAAGATCTCTCGAGACGTGTGAAGGGGCTGTATCACCCAGAGAAGATCATAGCGAATCGAATAGAAGAAGAGCTTTCTGAAAAGAACGTAAAATATCGACTTTTCACCACCACGGTCTGA
- a CDS encoding ATPase, with product MRNTRGDGMRRPLGTIFGDTDLLKFRFAVTAPDILRQGDYVKVWHPTQGWVLSQVRSIRRSSDLSFEEAKSVGTFTEVEEKVIAESVVIGARDVDGLLKSPRTPFSPGDRVFPADRDLIRETIGLGREGIYIGLLEGHDIKVMLDPNSFVQKHCSILAKTGSGKSYTSGVIVEELLDKGVPLVIIDPHGEYVSLKFENDGEENRAQMEHYGVMPESYPDQVMVYTPANLAVVPYADAIFRLDGINLDARRLSLMAPTLTDTQLGLLYQSIKTLKERMDFYRIDDIIEEVTKLKTNTKWAIVHTLELLKETGILSDSPTPLDDLVKPGKASIIDMKGVDPKLQEIIVSQLASALFEARKIGKIPPLMLVIEEAHNFCPEKGIGKATSSEILRTIASEGRKFGLGLLVISQRPARVDKNILSQCNTQIILKVTNPNDLRALSKGLEGMSTDLEEEIKRIPAGMALLVSNDIEKPVLVDVRVRKTRHGGESSQIVSTYPASWEDYLDTLDVEEEVVEERGILSRLLGRG from the coding sequence TTGAGAAATACAAGAGGGGATGGAATGAGGCGGCCACTTGGTACAATATTCGGTGATACAGATTTACTCAAGTTTCGTTTTGCCGTGACAGCGCCTGACATCCTGAGGCAGGGTGATTATGTCAAAGTCTGGCACCCAACTCAGGGATGGGTACTCTCACAGGTAAGATCGATCCGCAGATCGAGTGATCTCTCATTCGAGGAGGCAAAGTCTGTAGGTACATTCACGGAAGTTGAAGAGAAGGTTATAGCAGAGAGTGTTGTCATTGGAGCAAGGGACGTTGATGGACTTTTAAAATCTCCGAGAACACCTTTCTCGCCTGGAGACCGCGTTTTTCCAGCAGATAGGGATCTGATACGTGAAACAATCGGTCTTGGAAGAGAAGGAATCTACATCGGGCTTCTTGAGGGGCATGATATAAAAGTTATGCTCGATCCAAACAGTTTTGTCCAGAAGCACTGCAGCATCCTCGCAAAGACAGGATCTGGTAAGTCATATACATCAGGGGTGATCGTAGAGGAGCTTCTTGATAAGGGTGTACCGCTTGTGATCATCGATCCACATGGAGAGTACGTCTCGCTGAAGTTTGAGAACGATGGAGAGGAAAATCGCGCGCAGATGGAGCACTATGGAGTTATGCCAGAATCATATCCTGATCAGGTGATGGTATACACACCTGCAAACCTTGCGGTCGTTCCCTATGCCGATGCGATCTTCAGGCTTGATGGTATAAATCTTGATGCACGCAGATTAAGCCTCATGGCACCGACGTTGACAGATACGCAGCTTGGTTTGCTCTATCAGTCGATAAAGACGCTAAAAGAGCGTATGGATTTTTACAGGATCGATGACATCATCGAGGAGGTTACAAAGCTCAAAACGAATACTAAATGGGCGATTGTACACACACTCGAACTCCTGAAAGAGACAGGCATCTTATCAGATAGTCCTACGCCATTGGATGATCTTGTTAAGCCAGGGAAGGCATCAATTATAGATATGAAAGGTGTCGATCCAAAGCTTCAGGAGATCATCGTATCTCAGCTTGCGTCAGCGCTTTTTGAAGCGCGAAAGATTGGAAAAATCCCACCGCTGATGCTCGTAATCGAGGAAGCGCACAATTTCTGCCCTGAGAAAGGAATCGGAAAAGCGACTTCATCCGAGATACTCCGAACGATCGCATCGGAGGGCCGAAAGTTTGGTCTTGGATTACTTGTCATCTCACAGCGTCCCGCAAGGGTTGACAAGAACATCCTCTCTCAGTGCAACACACAGATAATTCTCAAGGTCACAAACCCGAACGACCTCAGAGCCTTAAGCAAGGGACTTGAAGGCATGAGCACAGACCTTGAGGAAGAGATAAAACGAATTCCAGCAGGTATGGCACTTCTTGTAAGTAATGACATCGAGAAACCAGTGCTTGTTGACGTGCGGGTGAGAAAAACCCGGCATGGTGGCGAATCCTCGCAGATCGTATCCACATATCCTGCAAGCTGGGAGGATTATCTTGATACACTCGATGTGGAAGAAGAAGTGGTTGAAGAGCGGGGAATTCTATCGAGGCTGCTGGGACGAGGGTAG